One part of the Pseudopipra pipra isolate bDixPip1 chromosome 3, bDixPip1.hap1, whole genome shotgun sequence genome encodes these proteins:
- the C3H2orf50 gene encoding LOW QUALITY PROTEIN: uncharacterized protein C2orf50 homolog (The sequence of the model RefSeq protein was modified relative to this genomic sequence to represent the inferred CDS: inserted 4 bases in 2 codons; deleted 2 bases in 1 codon; substituted 3 bases at 3 genomic stop codons) has protein sequence MQQTLNLPGSLSLPGSLSRTPLRQEVSLLRDRQAYHAASPKFSMLLCTFVFXKHSKAAAERKRXERRGFESMNKSSFNFLNSHNIPNSAGHMVSLKRDKLGKGSGFRRNTLVRSWQPATTPLGQPATTPGATSPSSISSTQPNRPATAQPATQVWADEQAALQPDQVQQDKIWRESVEAKXRGRQIWYQNWSFLKYYDQTGKRKELKPXPNYIAVFSRKVPNLTNQTILSQVNTELGRALVXMDYFFSSGARKRKLEGELQLS, from the exons ATGCAACAGACACTCAACTTGCCAGGGTCTCTCAGCTTGCCAGGGTCTCTCAGCAGAACCCCATTAAGACAAGAA gtGAGCTTGTTGAGAGACAGGCAGGCATACCATGCAGCTTCTCCTAAATTCAGCA tgctgctgtgcacatttgttttctgaaagcactccaaagcagcagctgaaagaaaacGTTAGGAGAGAAGAGGCTTTGAAAGCATGAACAAGAGCAGTTTTAACTTTCTGAACAGTCACAATATACCAAACAGTGCTGGGCATATGGTAAGTCTCAAAAGGGACAAGTTGGGAAAGGGTTCTGGATTCAGGAGAAATACCTTGGTTAGGTCTTGGCAACCAGCAACCACACCCCTGGGGCAACCAGCAACCACACCC GGGGCAACCAGTCCCAGCTCCATCAGCAGCACCCAACCAAACAGACCTGCCACCGCACAACCGGCTACTCAGGTCTGGGCAGATgagcaggcagcactgcagccagACCAGGTCCAACAGGATAAGATCTGGAGAGAGTCTGTTGAGGCCAAATAGAGAGGAAGGCAAATCTG GTATCAGAACTGGAGTTTCCTTAAGTACTATGACCAAACA GGTAAGAGAAAGGAGCTCAAGCC GCCAAACTATATAGCTGTGTTCTCAAGGAAAGTTCCCAATTTGACCAATCAAACTATCCTCAGTCAAGTGAACACTGAGCTTGGCAGAGCTCTGGT TATGGATTATTTCTTCAGCAGTGGAGCACGAAAGAGGAAACTTGAGGGTGAGCTCCAACTTTCCTAG